Below is a genomic region from Parageobacillus toebii NBRC 107807.
CCGTCAAGGATGCGGCGAATTTCATTTTTTAAACCAAACCAGTTTTTATTCGTATGTGCAGCAAGCCATACTTCGCCATTGACGCGCTGCAGCCAGATGCGGCGATGGTTCCAATACATTCCTTGGATGAGGCCAATCATAAAGATCGCTCCGCCAACGCCTAAAATCCAAAGCGTAAAGTCGCGGCGTACAGTAAGTCCTGATACGTTTCTCGTCTCTAATCCAGCAAACTTTATTTTATACTTGTTATCCCCGAACGGTTCAATCGTTTGCTGAATGGCCACAAAGCTTACTTCCCCTTTCGGCTTATCAGGGGTAAACATTTTAAACACGAACGCCGGATTGTTTGGAATTTTTGATTTTGTAGCCGGATTCCCTTCCTCATCAAAATAAAAATCAGGGAAATAGCTTAATAGTTCTACCCGATAACCGTTGCCAAGATCGTAGGAAGATTTCGGATTGTGCAAATCAATAACGACATTGCCAAACGATTTTCCCGACGTTTTATCCATTAATTGAAACGCCATTTTATACGGCTCGTTTTGTTTAAAATCGACTTGATATAGCGCGTAATGATCATATTTCAACGGTTCGTTGACACGTATCTTATACTCTTTTATTTTTTGCAGCTTCGGTTCTTCACCGGCGACAATAGGACCGACACGTTTGTAGAGTACAACGTTCGTTTGGTAATTTTTTGCTACCGTGCCGTTGCCGACGCGATCAATCGCCGCATTAAACACTTCATTTTCTTTTCCTTTTTCATATGTCTCATAAATAAACTTTTCGCTCTTTAAAAAGTATTTTCCTTGTGTACCGGGAATCTCTTTTGTTTCTCCTTCGCGAATCCACAGCACCTCATCGACATACATTCCCGGAACAAAGCGAAGCATCGCTCCAATTAAGAAAATAATTAATCCGATATGATTGACATAAGGGCCCCAGCGGGAAAAACGGCCTTTTTCTGCTAAAATATTGCCGTTTTCTTCACGGATATGGTAGTGGCGCTGCGCCAATTTTTCTTTCACGCGTTTTAGCACATCATCGGCATCATCGACTTTCGAAACACTAAATAACCGCTGCTTCCGCAAAAAGTTCGGATGTCTTGTGACGCCTTGTTTTTTCAACGCGCGATAAAGCGGAATCACACGGTCTAAACTGCAAATGACGAGCGATACGCCGATTGACGCAATTAAAAGCATATACCACCATGACTTATACAAGTTATTAAATCCGAGCTTATAATATAATTTTCCTGCCCATCCGTATTGGTCGGCATAATATTCAGCAGGGCTAACATTCGGCGGAATATACATTTCCTGTGGAAAAATCGTTCCGATCGCTGAGGCGATGAGTGTAATAACAATAAGCGCCACTCCGACCTTCACGGAAGAGAAAAACGCCCAAATTTTATCGATAATGGTCTTATTATATGTTTGGGAACGGCGCGCGCTCCCTTCATAGCGCATGTCCAAAAGTCGCTTCTCTGTATTTTCCTCAAGCGGTTTTCCGCATGATTCACAAAAAAAAGTCCCATGTGGATTAACATGACCGCATTCGCATTTTACATGTTCCATTGGCAAAACTCCTTACGGTTTAATGCTTTCCATGTACTGCTTTACCATTTCTTCCGTCATTGTTCCTGTGATGATTTTTTTGACTTTGCCGTTTTTGTCGATTAAAAAGGTTGCTGGCAATCGATCGACATCATATGCGTTCATGACTTGATCTTCACGGTCAATCATAATTGGAAACGTCAAACCAAATCGATCGGCGAATTTTTGCACGCTCAACTTCGGCTCGCCAACGTTGACCGCCAATACTTCGACCCCTTGCTTTTTATATACGCCATACTGGCTGTTGATGTACGGCATTTCCTTTTCGCACGGCTTACACCACGTTCCCCAAAAGTTTAAGAACACCCCTTTGCCGCGATAATCAGAAAGACGGTGTTCTTTTCCGCTTAAATCGGTCAAGACAAAATCCGGCGCCGTCGAACCAACTTTTACCCTTTCTTTTTCTGTAAAAAAGTTGGAATAAATCGTATATCCTACCGCCGCCAATAATAACAACAAAACAATTGTTCGCATGATAAGGCGTTGTTGTTTTTTCATATTTCTAACCCCTCGAAATCATAATATTCCATTTTCCATTATAACAGTGTTATTTATAGTGAAAATTCATATTATATGAAATTTATGTGACAATGTAAACGGTTATTTTCCACCGCCTGACAACGCAAGCGCGCGCAGCTGCTTTACTTCATGTGGTGTAAGTTTACGATATTCACCAGGGTTTAACCCTTTTAAATCGAGAAAAGCGTATCGCTCTCGCTTTAGTTTCATCACTTTGCATCCAATTGCTTCAAACATTCGGCGCACTTGGCGATTCCGTCCCTCATGGATGCGAATTTCAATAATGGCTGTTTGTTTTTGTTTATTGTGAGAAAGCAGTTTTACTTTTGCCGGCGCCGTCATGCCATCTTCGAGCATAATTCCTTTTTCAAGCTGTTTTAATTGCTCCCGTGTCGGAATCCCTTTCACTTTTGCGATATATACTTTCTCGATTTCGTAACGAGGATGCATTAATAAATTGGCAAAATCCCCATCGTTCGTAAGCAAAAGAATTCCGGACGTATCATAATCGAGACGGCCAATCGGGTAAATGCGTTTATCAACATCTTTAAAAAAATCGGTTACGACTTTCCGACCTTTATCGTCTTTTACGCTTGAAATGACCCCGCGCGGTTTATAAAAAAGATAATATACTGGCTCCTCTCTTTCTACCGGTATCCCATCTACTTCCACTTTATCCTGAGGACCTACTTTCACGCCAAGCTCGGTAACGACTTTCCCGTTTACCTTTACTTTTCCTTGCAATATGAGTTGTTCTGCTTTTCGTCTTGATGCGATGCCTGCATGAGCAATAACTTTTTGCAATCGTTCCATCACTGTTTCACCTCTTTCATCATCTTACTCTTTCGATCCAAAAGATACAAGCATGCTCTCTCACTATTTTTATCATACTCGCCCTTTTTCGACAAATACAAAAGTTATATCGATAGAAAACGACAAAAAAAGCCGCCTAATCATAGGCGAGCTATCTTCCAAAGACAAACAGCACAATAAAAAAGGAAACGATAAAGCTGAGAATATCTGCTAAAATCCCTACTTTGAGCGCATCTCCCATCTTTTTAATGCCGACGGCGCCAAAATAAACGGTTAAAACATACAACGTTGTTTCCGTGCTTCCTTGTATGGTGGATGCAAGCCTGCCAATAAACGAATCGGGACCATATGTAGCAATTAAATCGGTTGTCATCCCAAGCGCAGCGGTGCCGGAAATGGTGCGAATCATCGCCAGCGGCACCACTTCAGCCGGAAGACCGATCGCATCAGCAAGCGGTTTAATCCCGTTCATCATATAATCAAGCGCGCCAGACGCGCGGAAAATGGCAATCGAAACAAGCATGCCGACTAAATACGGAATAAGCGAAAAGGCAATCTGTATCCCTTCTTTTCCGCCTTCGACAAACGCTTCATAAGTCGGTACTTTTTTTACGGTTCCGTATAAAAGAATAAACGCAATGGTTACTGGAATAAGCCAAGTAGAAAGGAGTTGGATGAACGCCATTACCGCTTCCCGCCTTTCCGCATGCGTTTCCAATAATAATAACGGTCGATGAAAATCGCGCCAACCGTCGAAATGGTTGAAGCGACGAGTGTAGTCCCAATAATTTCTCCAGGCGATGCCGAATCATATGTCATGCGAATCGAAATGACCGTCGCTGGAATAAGGGTGATGCTTGATGTGTTAATTGCTAAAAACGTTACCATGGAACGACTTGCTTCGTCTTTATGGCCATTGAGCTTTTTCAATTCTTCCATCGCCTTAATCCCCATTGGAGTGGCGGCGTTGCCAAGCCCGAACATATTGGCAATCATGTTGGAGACGATATAGCCAAGCGCTGGATGGTTTGCTGGCACTTCCGGAAACAAACGGCGGACAAGCGGTTTGAAAAAAGTAGCAAGCCTCTCAAGAAGGCCGGCTTCCTCGGCAATTTTCATTAATCCAAGCCAAAACACTAATATGCTGATCATGCCGATGCTGATTGTGACCGCTTCTTTCGCGCTTTTAAAAATCGCTTCATTCACTTCATTCATCGTACCGTTTATCATCGCAAAAACAATTCCAATAATGGCCATCGCTACCCAAATAAGATTAACCATCGCTTCCCACACCTAAAAAATGAAATGCGTTCCAAATGGAATGGTTCGTTTCCTTGCTTACGCCCTTTTTATACAAAAGCGGAACTTCATCCACCGCTTGATCCCCTAAATACAGCACCGCTTTCCCAACGACGGTCGGAATGCCCCTTTCGTCTTTCTTCCAATCTTTTTTCGGACGAAGAAGATAAATTTTTACGTGCAGTTCTTTGATTTCTTCTTCCGTCACAGGATATCGCAAATCACGGCTTGCTTGTATGTTTTTTCTGTAAAAGGAATCACGAATTTTTTTCACCATTCGTTTTCGGTTTACTTTTGCAATCATATAATGGCCAAAGCCATATTCATACATGGCAATATGGTCATTCCAATCATCCGGTGCATCCAATGTTACCGCAATTAAATCCATTCCGCCTTTGGAAGCGGTAGTCACAAGTGTTCGCTTTGCCCGTTTTGTATAGCCGGTTTTTCCTCCGGTGCAATACTCATACAAACTAGTGAGCAGCTTATTTTTATTCCTCCATACCCGATCCCAATCTTCTCCGGGAGAAGCAGGAGCCCGGTATACTTCTGTTCCGGAAATTTTGCGAAACTCCTTATTTTTCATCGCATACCGCATAAGAAGCGCCATGTCATAGGCAGTGGAATAGTGATTTTCCGAATCGTCTAATCCGTGTGGATTGGCAAAATGGGTATTGCGCATGCCGATTTCCGCTGCTTTTTGGTTCATTAAAAAAACAAAGCCTTCCACGCTGCCACCCACATGTTCGGCAATCGCCACCGCCGCGTCATTTCCGGAACGCAGCATCGTCCCATAGACAAGATCGCGAAGCTTTATTTTTTCTCCTTCCTTTAAATAAATCGACGACCCTTCTGTATGAACAGCGCGGGCGCTTACCGTTACCGTGTCATCCATTTTGCCTGATTCGATCGCTAAAATCACCGTCATAATTTTGGTAATGCTTGCAATGCGCCGCTTCGTATGCGCGTCTTTTTCAAATAATATGCGTCCGGAATTCTGCTCCATCAAAATGGCGCTTTGTGCACTGACTCCGTTCATTGCCTTTGCCCGATCCGGAATACATGAAAAAAGCATCATCACCGCTGCGATGAACAGTGCAATTTGTTTCCGTATCTTCATGTAATCCCCATCCCTTTTGCTGTTTTGTACAAGTGTATGCGCCAAAAAATATAGATATGATTGTAAAATGTACAAGTTCATCAGCACAAACGTCATTTGCAAGTATACAAATCCGCCTTGTTAACGAACGAAAAACATGATAGCTTTCGCTTGTAGATGACGCTAACGCAAGAAAGACGAAGGATGCCCCTTCGCCTTTCATTAAAACGGTTTCCAGCGCAATTTTCTTGCCTGCTCAAACCGTTCTTCCACATCGCGCCAATGAACAACATTCCACCAGCTGTTAATATATGCTGCACGGTCGTTTTTATATTGTAAATAATAGGCATGCTCCCAAACGTCTATCACAAGAAGCGGAATCGTATCCCATTGCGTCATGAATTGATGCTTTTCCGTCTGTAAAATTTCTAAGCGGTGCGACCGCGGCGACCAAACGAGCAGCGCCCAGCCGACTCCTTCAACGCTTTTTGCCGCCTCGGTAAAATGACGCTTAAATCTTTCAAAACTTCCAAAATCTCGTTTTATTTGTTCTAGCAACTCACCGCGCGGTTGGCCGCCGCCTTTTGGATGCATATTATTCCAAAAAATCGTATGCAAATAATGTCCAGAACCGTGGAACGCCGCTTCCCGCTCCCAATGCTTCAACAGTTCATAGTCATTTGTTTCGCGCGCTTTTTTCATCATTTTTTCCGCTTTATTTAAGCCGTCCACATAGCTTTGATGGTGCTTTGTATGATGCAGCCGCATAATTTCTCTGGAAATATGTGGCTCAAGCGCATCGTAGCTGTATGGAAGCGGCGGAAGGACGTGTCTTCCTGCTGCCACATATGTTTGTTGTCTTTCTTCTGCCTCGCTTTCTTCTTCCTGTTCGCTGGCCGTTTGTTGTCTTTCTTCTGTGCCGCTTTCCCCCTGTCTGACGGCCGTTTGCTGTCTTTCTTCTATCCCGTTTTCCTCCTGTCCGATGGACGTTTGTTGTCTTTCTTCTATTTCTCTTTCCTCCTGTCTGATGGCCGACTGTCCATTTTGCTGAAACACCAGCGCTTTTTCATATACTTCGTCCACCATGCGCTGAAGTTCATAAATGGCGTCCTCTGTCCATGCGTCGCCATGATGTTCGATGTAGGAAAGCAATGAATCAACGCGGCAATCGCCGCCGTCCTCCCCCCGCTGAAGCAAAATTTGCTCGACTTGTTTTCCCCATTCTTTTACTTCCGCCACATATTGTTGAATTCGTTCTTGTTCATTCACTTAGAAATTCCTCCCTCTTTCTTTGTCATCATATCGTATGCCATCCGCCTAAAACTCGTTCTTGTCCGCACTCACCCATTTCCTTCACGTTCATACATATAAAATCGAGGTGAGGAACAAGTGAAAAAACATTGGAACAATATTTACGAACAAACGTATACGATTTCCCTGCTTTACATCGCTTTCACCGGGACATTCAATTAGAAATGGTTATTTTTCAATGTTTTTTGCGCGAATTGGAAGAAATGGAGCTAAACAAAGAAGTGCTTGGCGTCCTGACGCCGCTGATGGCGGACCATATGGCACGAAAAGAATGTTATTATTTGCAAAAACTAGCTGAAACGACGTATGAAGTAAAACCGCCTGCCTGTGACCCGACAAAACCAAGGACAGAATGATGAACATCAAAAAAGCTGCCCCAGATGTGGGACAGCTTGCGTTCAATTGGATTGTATCATTTTCGTCCGATAATCCGTTTCATAAAATTCCAGCTCTTCACGAATTGTCTGAAACTCGCTTTCAAGCGATAACAACAAAGCTTTCAACGAAGGCGGAGGGGTTTGACGAAACTTAATCGAGTTGCGTCCCGTATAAGCGGAACGGCTATCTTCATACCACGCATCGCTTTTTGGCGTAAAATATTCGGCAATACATAGATGATAGACACGATACAATGTCTTTTCCGCCGCCGCTTTACGAAATGGTTCATCATTTAATATGATACGGCACGCCTCAAGCCCCTCCTCGCAATATACAACGAGGCGGCGTAAATTCGAAAGCAATAATTCATAATAGGCTTTGTCGTCTCCTTCTTGTTCCGCCAATAGTTTGGTCAATGTTATTTCATTTAAATAATTGGAAATCGTCTGAACGGTTTTTTGCAAAAAGGCTTCTACTTGTTTCGTTTGATTCAAAACCATTGAGTTCCCCATATTCACAAGACCCCCATATCGGTTTTAAGATGGCTGGCGAATAAAAAGAAGCGGTGACGTTAAATGATATTCGCCATTTGTCTGCAATGATGCAAATATGTCTGGAAGCTTCGTAAATTCCATATGCGCAAAATAGCGGCGAAATTCTTCTTCCTCATTAATATATACTCGCTTACGGTGCCGGAAAGCCGGATTTTGCAATAAACATACGAAAGCAACGATATCGCGGAAATAGACGTCACGCCCTAAAACAGTAAAAATCGGATTTTGTTCATACGGCGTAAACGATGAAATAAATTCCTCAAAATAGCGCAAATATAGAACGTGAAGCGTTTTTTCAACCCCATCTTCGCGAAACGTTACTTCCGAGCGGCTGAAATAATCTTCAAACGTATTCGGCTTCGATTTTTCCAGCTCATATCCTTGCAAGCGGCAAATCCGCATACAACAAGCCCCCTTATCATGCCAAAAAACGAAAATATAAAGTTATTCCTATCTTATCATACTCATGTTGATTCGTTAAAATTTTCTTCAAATTTTTCGAAAAACAAATCAGCTTCTTTCTCCACCTCATCATCTCCCTGTAATTCCGGAAGCGGAGGCAGTTCCTCCAACGTTTTCAAACCGAAGTAGTCAAGAAACTCCTTCGTCGTGCCATATAAAATCGGGCGCCCCGTTCCTTCCGCACGCCCGACTTCCTTTATAAGCGCTTTGGCAATTAGCGTTTGTATCGGTTTATCGCTTTTCACCCCTCGAATTTCTTCAATTTCCGCTCTTGTAATCGGTTGGCGGTAAGCGATAATCGCCAATGTTTCTAACGCCGCTTGCGACAACGAAGTCGAACTTGGCGATTCAACAAGCTTTTTTAAATATGGGGCATGTTCTTTTTTTGTCGCCAGTTGAAATACTCCTGCTAATTCAATAAGCTGAATGCCGCGCTTTTGCTGTTCATACTCCTCTTTCAGCATATGAATGATCGCCTGTGCTTGTTCTTCTTCAATTTCTAAGACGGCGGCAATTTGCTGAAGCGACAATCCCTCATCACCTGCAGCAAATAGCAGTCCTTCGACAATCGCTTTATATTCATTCATCTCCATGTTGTTCCATCCTTTCGTTGCTAGAGATGAAAATATCGGCAAAATTTCGCTCTTGCTCAATAATAATCGCATTTTTTTTCATTAATTCTAAAATCGCTAAAAATGTCACCACAATGTGTCCACGGTCATAATATGGAAATAAATCATAAAAATTTTTTCTCGTTTTTGTACGTCTCAGCTCCTCCAAAATTTCCTCCATCCTCTTTTCGATCGAAATGTCTTGACGGGTAACTTTCGTGTGAAGCGGTTTTTGCAATTTTTTGCGGCGCAATAGTTTTGACAGCGCGCCAAGCATATCGTAAACATTTACATCGAGCGGCCGCTTCATCATTTCTTTTTCGTCTGCATACATACTTAAATCGCTCGGCGGCTTTGTAAATAAAAGCGCTCGCTCTTCTTCCTTCTTTTTCAATGCTTGCGCCGCTTCTTTAAATTTTTTGTATTCTAACAACCGCTGCATTAATTCTTCACGCGGATCGCTTTCAGGCAGCTCCACACCTTCATCCAATATTTCTTCTTCATGTTTTGGCAGCAACATTTTGCTTTTGATCGCCAAAAGCGTTGCCGCCATCACCAAATATTCACTTGCGATATCCAGCTGCAATTCTTGCATCGCATGAATATATGCCATATATTGCTCGGTAATTTGCGCAACAGGAATATCATAAATATCGATTTCGTAACGATTAATTAAATGCAACAAAAGGTCGAGCGGACCTTCAAACGCATCAATTTTCACATTATATTGCACGTTCATCCCACCATTTTCATTACGCTATCGTTAAGTATAGACGATCATCTAACATTGTCCAAGCAAATTTTTCACGTCTAATATGATACAATTGATACAATACGGATACAACAATAGAAAGGTTGTGAAACGATGTATCCTGACGCTTATATCCGCTATTTAATTCATTTTCATACAGACCGTGATTATTTTGAATGTCATGAAATATTAGAAGAGCATTGGAAAAAAGACGGCTACAAAAAAGTATGGGTCGTGCTTATTCAAATTGCCGTAGCGCTGTACCATCATCGCCGCGGCAACAGTCAGGGGGCGCTGCGTATGATGCGAAAAGCGCTATCACTTTTACAAAAAGAACAAAAAGCGGTTCGCGAGTTAGGGTTAGATGAACAGCGGCTTGCCAAACAGCTGGAACATTATATCGAACGTATAGCACAAAACAAGGCTTATAAAAGCATCGAGCTGCCTGTTTGCGATGAAACATTGCGGAAAATGTGTCAAGCGATATGCGATGAGCGCGGGATTTCTTGGGGAAAAGCAAGCGATATGAGTGATGTATTTTTAATTCACAAACATAAATTGCGCGATCGCTCAGATGTGATCGCGGCACGAGAGGAAAAGAAAAAGAGTAAAGAGCTGCCAAACCAATAAACGGCAGCTCTTTCGTTAAAACTCACATTTATCCAAAAAAGACGCGGTAAATTCATTTGCCTGCAGTCGATGATTAGGATACATATCCTTTAACGCCTTTACCATTTGTTTTCCAATACCTTGATGACGGTGCGAAGGATTTACACTAATATGTTGAATTTCGACAACGTCTTCATCTCGCAACAGCACTCCGATAATGCCAATAATATCATCGTTCTCTTTCCATAAAAACAGTTGCCAATCATCGTTTGTTTCGTACTGTTTGATCGTTTGCTGCAGTTTTTTTAAGTCTTTTTC
It encodes:
- a CDS encoding cytochrome c biogenesis protein ResB; this encodes MEHVKCECGHVNPHGTFFCESCGKPLEENTEKRLLDMRYEGSARRSQTYNKTIIDKIWAFFSSVKVGVALIVITLIASAIGTIFPQEMYIPPNVSPAEYYADQYGWAGKLYYKLGFNNLYKSWWYMLLIASIGVSLVICSLDRVIPLYRALKKQGVTRHPNFLRKQRLFSVSKVDDADDVLKRVKEKLAQRHYHIREENGNILAEKGRFSRWGPYVNHIGLIIFLIGAMLRFVPGMYVDEVLWIREGETKEIPGTQGKYFLKSEKFIYETYEKGKENEVFNAAIDRVGNGTVAKNYQTNVVLYKRVGPIVAGEEPKLQKIKEYKIRVNEPLKYDHYALYQVDFKQNEPYKMAFQLMDKTSGKSFGNVVIDLHNPKSSYDLGNGYRVELLSYFPDFYFDEEGNPATKSKIPNNPAFVFKMFTPDKPKGEVSFVAIQQTIEPFGDNKYKIKFAGLETRNVSGLTVRRDFTLWILGVGGAIFMIGLIQGMYWNHRRIWLQRVNGEVWLAAHTNKNWFGLKNEIRRILDGTGLAMPVDQADEETKAGQGGQMHGAAQ
- a CDS encoding superoxide dismutase; protein product: MNEQERIQQYVAEVKEWGKQVEQILLQRGEDGGDCRVDSLLSYIEHHGDAWTEDAIYELQRMVDEVYEKALVFQQNGQSAIRQEEREIEERQQTSIGQEENGIEERQQTAVRQGESGTEERQQTASEQEEESEAEERQQTYVAAGRHVLPPLPYSYDALEPHISREIMRLHHTKHHQSYVDGLNKAEKMMKKARETNDYELLKHWEREAAFHGSGHYLHTIFWNNMHPKGGGQPRGELLEQIKRDFGSFERFKRHFTEAAKSVEGVGWALLVWSPRSHRLEILQTEKHQFMTQWDTIPLLVIDVWEHAYYLQYKNDRAAYINSWWNVVHWRDVEERFEQARKLRWKPF
- the scpB gene encoding SMC-Scp complex subunit ScpB, with product MEMNEYKAIVEGLLFAAGDEGLSLQQIAAVLEIEEEQAQAIIHMLKEEYEQQKRGIQLIELAGVFQLATKKEHAPYLKKLVESPSSTSLSQAALETLAIIAYRQPITRAEIEEIRGVKSDKPIQTLIAKALIKEVGRAEGTGRPILYGTTKEFLDYFGLKTLEELPPLPELQGDDEVEKEADLFFEKFEENFNEST
- a CDS encoding nucleoside recognition domain-containing protein, translated to MVNLIWVAMAIIGIVFAMINGTMNEVNEAIFKSAKEAVTISIGMISILVFWLGLMKIAEEAGLLERLATFFKPLVRRLFPEVPANHPALGYIVSNMIANMFGLGNAATPMGIKAMEELKKLNGHKDEASRSMVTFLAINTSSITLIPATVISIRMTYDSASPGEIIGTTLVASTISTVGAIFIDRYYYWKRMRKGGKR
- a CDS encoding GNAT family N-acetyltransferase, with protein sequence MLIRYRKNYEKIAMGLLSFMPTEKDLKKLQQTIKQYETNDDWQLFLWKENDDIIGIIGVLLRDEDVVEIQHISVNPSHRHQGIGKQMVKALKDMYPNHRLQANEFTASFLDKCEF
- a CDS encoding D-alanyl-D-alanine carboxypeptidase family protein, coding for MKIRKQIALFIAAVMMLFSCIPDRAKAMNGVSAQSAILMEQNSGRILFEKDAHTKRRIASITKIMTVILAIESGKMDDTVTVSARAVHTEGSSIYLKEGEKIKLRDLVYGTMLRSGNDAAVAIAEHVGGSVEGFVFLMNQKAAEIGMRNTHFANPHGLDDSENHYSTAYDMALLMRYAMKNKEFRKISGTEVYRAPASPGEDWDRVWRNKNKLLTSLYEYCTGGKTGYTKRAKRTLVTTASKGGMDLIAVTLDAPDDWNDHIAMYEYGFGHYMIAKVNRKRMVKKIRDSFYRKNIQASRDLRYPVTEEEIKELHVKIYLLRPKKDWKKDERGIPTVVGKAVLYLGDQAVDEVPLLYKKGVSKETNHSIWNAFHFLGVGSDG
- the resA gene encoding thiol-disulfide oxidoreductase ResA, producing the protein MKKQQRLIMRTIVLLLLLAAVGYTIYSNFFTEKERVKVGSTAPDFVLTDLSGKEHRLSDYRGKGVFLNFWGTWCKPCEKEMPYINSQYGVYKKQGVEVLAVNVGEPKLSVQKFADRFGLTFPIMIDREDQVMNAYDVDRLPATFLIDKNGKVKKIITGTMTEEMVKQYMESIKP
- a CDS encoding DUF309 domain-containing protein, whose translation is MYPDAYIRYLIHFHTDRDYFECHEILEEHWKKDGYKKVWVVLIQIAVALYHHRRGNSQGALRMMRKALSLLQKEQKAVRELGLDEQRLAKQLEHYIERIAQNKAYKSIELPVCDETLRKMCQAICDERGISWGKASDMSDVFLIHKHKLRDRSDVIAAREEKKKSKELPNQ
- a CDS encoding segregation/condensation protein A gives rise to the protein MNVQYNVKIDAFEGPLDLLLHLINRYEIDIYDIPVAQITEQYMAYIHAMQELQLDIASEYLVMAATLLAIKSKMLLPKHEEEILDEGVELPESDPREELMQRLLEYKKFKEAAQALKKKEEERALLFTKPPSDLSMYADEKEMMKRPLDVNVYDMLGALSKLLRRKKLQKPLHTKVTRQDISIEKRMEEILEELRRTKTRKNFYDLFPYYDRGHIVVTFLAILELMKKNAIIIEQERNFADIFISSNERMEQHGDE
- a CDS encoding YpuI family protein, translated to MGNSMVLNQTKQVEAFLQKTVQTISNYLNEITLTKLLAEQEGDDKAYYELLLSNLRRLVVYCEEGLEACRIILNDEPFRKAAAEKTLYRVYHLCIAEYFTPKSDAWYEDSRSAYTGRNSIKFRQTPPPSLKALLLSLESEFQTIREELEFYETDYRTKMIQSN
- a CDS encoding spore maturation protein, whose protein sequence is MAFIQLLSTWLIPVTIAFILLYGTVKKVPTYEAFVEGGKEGIQIAFSLIPYLVGMLVSIAIFRASGALDYMMNGIKPLADAIGLPAEVVPLAMIRTISGTAALGMTTDLIATYGPDSFIGRLASTIQGSTETTLYVLTVYFGAVGIKKMGDALKVGILADILSFIVSFFIVLFVFGR
- the rluB gene encoding 23S rRNA pseudouridine(2605) synthase RluB, whose product is MERLQKVIAHAGIASRRKAEQLILQGKVKVNGKVVTELGVKVGPQDKVEVDGIPVEREEPVYYLFYKPRGVISSVKDDKGRKVVTDFFKDVDKRIYPIGRLDYDTSGILLLTNDGDFANLLMHPRYEIEKVYIAKVKGIPTREQLKQLEKGIMLEDGMTAPAKVKLLSHNKQKQTAIIEIRIHEGRNRQVRRMFEAIGCKVMKLKRERYAFLDLKGLNPGEYRKLTPHEVKQLRALALSGGGK